The Verrucomicrobiota bacterium DNA segment CAAGAACTGTCCGCACTTCCTCTTGGACAACGGCAAGCCGGGGCCGACTTGGAAGGCCTTCCTGGCGCGGATTGATTACTACAGGGCGGAGATCCAGAAATCCCCCAACGCCAAAAATCTCACGGCCAAGATGGCCTTTCAGACCTTCTATCGGGGCGAGGAGAACCCCACCTTCATCACCAATATGCAGCGCTACGCTGCTCGGACGGCTTCCCGTTCCCCGGGAAGCTAGAGGCCGCTTTTCTTCTTTTCCCGAAGGCGAGTCCGAGGATAGACTCAAGCATGCCCCTAACCCCTGACCAGCTTGCTGCCCTCCCGGCTTCTGTCCAACTCGATGACTCCCTGGCGGACTATCCCCTCTTTCGGATCAAGAATGCGCAGGCAACGGCTGCCCTCGCCCTGCATGGTGCCCACTTGATCGACTTCGTGCCCCATGGGGAGCAGCCAGTCCTCTACACCAGCCCCAGCGCCATTTTCCAAGAAGGCCAAGCCATCCGGGGGGGCGTCCCGCTCTGCAGTCCTTGGTTTGGCACCCACCCCGAGGATTCCAGCAAGCCCTTTCATGGCTTTGTCCGAAATCGCTTCTGGCGCTTCGATGGAGCCTATGATTTGCCGACCGGCAGCACGCAACTTCTCTTCTCCCTCCACGCAAATGAGGTCTTGCGGAAAATTTGGCCGTATGATTTTACGATTGTTTTTAAGGTCGTGATTGGGACCGAACTGGAGATGGCCCTGACCTATGTCAATCTGGAGCGGGAGTCGGTTCGAATGGGCGGGGCACTCCATAGTTACTTTGCTGTCTCGGGGATCGATCAGGTGTCGGTCGTAGGACTTGAGCAAAAGGAGTTCATCGACGCCGCCGAGGGTTTTGTCCGCAAACCAGCTGAGGGGCGTTCACTGGACTTTGATCAATGGATCAATCGGGTCTACCTCGCGGCCCCTCGTCGGACCCGCTTGGTGGACCGGGGCTGGGACCGGACCATCAAAATTGAGTCCGAAGGCAGCGCTACCACGGTGGTTTGGAATGCGTGGAAGCAA contains these protein-coding regions:
- a CDS encoding D-hexose-6-phosphate mutarotase, whose translation is MPLTPDQLAALPASVQLDDSLADYPLFRIKNAQATAALALHGAHLIDFVPHGEQPVLYTSPSAIFQEGQAIRGGVPLCSPWFGTHPEDSSKPFHGFVRNRFWRFDGAYDLPTGSTQLLFSLHANEVLRKIWPYDFTIVFKVVIGTELEMALTYVNLERESVRMGGALHSYFAVSGIDQVSVVGLEQKEFIDAAEGFVRKPAEGRSLDFDQWINRVYLAAPRRTRLVDRGWDRTIKIESEGSATTVVWNAWKQQAADFKDMPDDGYLHYACIETANADEDMRVLHGGESHELLAKISLECAG